Proteins encoded in a region of the Zunongwangia endophytica genome:
- a CDS encoding anthranilate synthase component II: MKKVLVIDNYDSFVYNLVHYLEDLDCDVTVRRNDQLDIDFVENFDKILLSPGPGIPSEAGLLKPIIEKYGATKSIFGVCLGQQAIGEVYGGTLGNLDSVYHGIATDIDIVVEDEPLFAGLDKKIKVGRYHSWVVLKDLPDALEATAFDDKGQIMSLRHREYDVRGVQFHPESVLTPEGKKMIENWVKADS; the protein is encoded by the coding sequence ATGAAAAAAGTATTAGTTATAGATAATTACGATTCGTTTGTGTACAACCTGGTACATTATCTAGAAGATCTAGATTGCGACGTTACAGTAAGAAGAAACGATCAATTAGATATCGATTTTGTAGAAAATTTCGATAAAATATTATTGTCTCCCGGTCCTGGTATCCCTTCAGAAGCCGGACTTTTAAAACCGATTATAGAAAAATACGGAGCAACCAAAAGTATTTTTGGTGTTTGCTTAGGCCAGCAAGCCATCGGCGAAGTTTACGGCGGTACTTTAGGGAATCTAGACTCGGTATATCATGGTATTGCTACAGATATAGATATTGTAGTAGAAGATGAACCCTTATTTGCTGGTTTAGATAAAAAGATAAAAGTTGGTCGTTATCATTCTTGGGTAGTTTTAAAAGATTTACCAGATGCTTTGGAAGCTACCGCTTTTGATGATAAAGGACAAATCATGTCACTACGCCATAGAGAATATGATGTTCGCGGCGTTCAGTTTCATCCGGAATCAGTTTTAACTCCAGAAGGAAAGAAAATGATCGAAAATTGGGTAAAAGCAGATTCATAA
- the trpC gene encoding indole-3-glycerol phosphate synthase TrpC, with translation MNILDKIIADKHKELVLKKLVVPVSQLENSALFERETVSLANALRKSKSGIIAEHKRRSPSKSVINHSLNVEDVAKGYENAGVSGMSVLTDGKYFGGSLDDLLFARASVRMPILRKEFVIDEYQLLEAKAHGADVILLIAAVLEQSQIKQLSEFAKNLGLDVLLEVHNQEELEKSIMPSLDMLGVNNRNLKTFEVSTQTSKDLSEKIPDDFVKVSESGISSVAAINDLKQYGYEGFLIGENFMKTDNPGESAKAFIEELETRS, from the coding sequence ATGAATATTCTAGATAAAATAATAGCAGATAAACATAAAGAACTGGTTTTAAAAAAACTGGTTGTTCCGGTTTCCCAATTGGAAAATTCAGCGTTGTTTGAAAGAGAAACTGTTTCTTTAGCTAATGCTCTCCGAAAAAGTAAAAGCGGAATTATTGCTGAACATAAACGTCGTTCTCCTTCTAAATCGGTAATTAACCACAGTTTAAATGTAGAAGATGTCGCTAAAGGTTACGAAAATGCTGGAGTTAGTGGAATGTCGGTTTTAACCGATGGTAAGTATTTTGGAGGTTCTTTAGATGATTTGCTTTTCGCCAGAGCTTCAGTAAGAATGCCTATTTTAAGAAAAGAGTTTGTAATTGACGAATATCAATTATTAGAAGCAAAGGCTCATGGAGCCGATGTTATTCTGTTAATTGCGGCTGTTTTAGAACAATCACAAATTAAACAATTATCTGAGTTTGCTAAAAATCTAGGTTTAGATGTATTGCTTGAAGTGCATAACCAAGAAGAGTTAGAAAAATCGATTATGCCAAGCCTGGATATGTTAGGTGTAAATAACCGAAACTTAAAAACCTTTGAAGTTAGCACGCAAACCAGCAAAGATCTTTCAGAAAAAATACCTGATGATTTTGTAAAAGTTAGCGAAAGCGGAATCAGTTCCGTAGCGGCTATCAACGATTTAAAACAATATGGTTACGAAGGTTTTTTAATTGGAGAAAACTTTATGAAAACCGATAATCCCGGTGAAAGTGCGAAAGCTTTTATTGAAGAATTAGAAACTAGAAGTTAG
- a CDS encoding phosphoribosylanthranilate isomerase codes for MNLKLKICGMKHPENIQEIAALHPDYMGFIFYEKTPRFFNTEIPKISDSIKKTGVFIESEISEILDKITEFDLNAIQLHGGESAEFCAELKTVLKETNIEIIKVFSVKSEFDFNQLADFEDTVDYFLFDTKGKHKGGNGETFDWTLLKDYPSEKPFFLSGGIGLEQLEDLQEFYTYFSKIGKAHLLYAIDVNSAFENEPGLKNAKKLKQFVDEIIS; via the coding sequence ATGAACTTAAAACTCAAAATATGCGGAATGAAACATCCTGAAAATATTCAGGAAATCGCTGCATTGCACCCAGATTATATGGGTTTTATTTTCTACGAAAAAACACCTCGTTTTTTTAATACTGAAATACCTAAAATTTCAGATTCGATAAAAAAGACCGGTGTTTTTATAGAATCTGAAATCAGTGAAATTTTAGATAAAATCACTGAATTCGATTTAAATGCAATTCAGCTTCATGGTGGTGAGTCGGCTGAGTTTTGTGCAGAATTAAAAACAGTTTTAAAAGAAACGAATATTGAAATTATAAAAGTGTTTTCCGTAAAGTCTGAATTCGATTTTAATCAATTAGCAGATTTTGAAGACACCGTTGATTATTTCCTTTTCGATACCAAAGGCAAACATAAAGGCGGGAATGGCGAAACTTTCGACTGGACTTTGCTTAAAGATTACCCATCTGAAAAACCATTTTTTTTAAGTGGAGGTATTGGATTAGAGCAATTAGAAGATCTACAAGAATTTTATACCTATTTCAGCAAAATCGGTAAAGCACACTTATTATACGCTATAGATGTAAACAGTGCTTTCGAAAATGAACCCGGACTTAAAAATGCAAAAAAACTTAAACAATTTGTTGATGAAATAATTTCATAA
- the trpD gene encoding anthranilate phosphoribosyltransferase, with translation MKALLNRLINHETISKEEAKQALFNISDGEYNESQIAAFLTVYMMRSVTIAELEGFRDALLELCVAIDLSAYDPIDLCGTGGDGKNTFNISTTSSFVTAGAGVHVAKHGNYGVSSVSGSSNAMEHLGIKFSNRPDFLEKCIDKAGICVLHAPLFHPAMKNVAPIRKSLAVKTFFNMLGPMVNPAFPKNQLVGVFNLELARMYGYLYQNTDKNFSILYALDGYDEISLTSDTKVISNNTESIIKPSDFGVKKLKQEEIYGGGTIENSAMILVNILKGQGTEAQENVVCANAGMAISTAKGITPREGFYAAKDSIKSGKALQALKKLQELS, from the coding sequence ATGAAAGCATTACTCAATAGGTTAATTAACCACGAAACCATCAGTAAAGAAGAAGCTAAACAAGCTTTATTCAATATATCAGATGGAGAATATAACGAAAGTCAAATTGCTGCTTTTCTAACCGTTTACATGATGCGAAGTGTAACTATTGCCGAGTTAGAAGGTTTTAGGGACGCACTTCTAGAACTTTGTGTAGCTATCGATCTAAGCGCTTACGATCCTATCGATCTTTGTGGTACGGGAGGCGATGGTAAAAATACCTTCAATATATCTACAACTTCATCTTTTGTTACTGCTGGTGCCGGAGTTCATGTCGCAAAACATGGTAATTATGGTGTTTCTTCAGTAAGCGGAAGTTCAAATGCTATGGAACATTTGGGTATCAAATTCAGCAATCGCCCCGACTTTTTAGAAAAATGTATCGATAAAGCAGGAATCTGTGTTTTACATGCGCCGCTATTTCACCCAGCCATGAAAAACGTTGCTCCTATTCGTAAAAGCTTAGCTGTGAAAACCTTTTTCAACATGTTGGGTCCTATGGTGAATCCTGCATTTCCGAAGAATCAGTTAGTGGGTGTTTTCAATTTAGAATTAGCTAGAATGTATGGGTATCTTTATCAAAACACCGATAAAAATTTCAGTATCTTATATGCATTAGATGGTTACGACGAGATTTCGTTAACAAGCGATACTAAAGTAATTTCTAATAACACCGAAAGTATAATAAAACCTAGTGATTTTGGAGTTAAGAAATTAAAACAAGAAGAAATTTACGGTGGCGGAACTATAGAAAATTCAGCAATGATTTTAGTAAATATCTTAAAAGGACAAGGTACCGAAGCTCAGGAAAATGTAGTCTGTGCTAATGCGGGAATGGCAATTTCTACAGCAAAAGGTATCACACCTCGAGAAGGATTTTATGCTGCTAAAGATTCTATCAAATCTGGTAAAGCCTTACAGGCACTAAAAAAATTACAAGAATTAAGCTAA
- a CDS encoding anthranilate synthase component I family protein, with amino-acid sequence MYKLKTNHKKLLADTITPVSVYLKVRDKYPNSLLLESSDYHANKNSFSYICCNPIASIRVQNEEIIEEFPDGTSTTTKITSDINIPNKIQDFGKLFDTEDLDFKFINNGLFGYISYDGVRYFEDIEIKKKKGDLELPDMYYAVYQNIIAINHFNNQAFIFNHSYDGDNKIAEIEQLISVKNFSTYNFYRDGETQSNLSDDEFIEQVKFGKKHCFRGDVFQIVLSRRFSQKFKGDEFNVYRALRSINPSPYLFYFDYGNFKIFGSSPEAQLVVDEGQAEIHPIAGTFKRTGNDEKDAEIAKQLSADEKENAEHVMLVDLARNDLSRNGSNVKVETYREIQFFSHVIHLVSKVTGTKNPDTSTMQVVADTFPAGTLSGAPKHSAMKLIEECENVNRDAYGGAIGFMDFHGNFNHAIIIRSFVSKNHHLHYQAGAGVVSESKNENELQEVYNKLGALTNALEIAENVE; translated from the coding sequence ATGTACAAACTTAAAACCAATCACAAAAAATTACTTGCAGATACGATTACTCCGGTAAGCGTATATTTAAAAGTACGCGATAAATATCCAAATAGTCTTCTACTAGAAAGTAGCGATTATCATGCAAATAAAAACAGTTTTTCTTATATCTGCTGTAATCCAATTGCATCTATAAGAGTACAAAATGAAGAAATAATTGAGGAATTTCCTGATGGAACTTCTACTACGACAAAAATTACTTCAGACATCAACATTCCTAATAAAATTCAGGATTTTGGGAAATTGTTCGATACTGAAGATTTAGATTTCAAATTTATAAATAACGGTCTCTTCGGCTATATCTCTTACGATGGTGTACGTTATTTTGAAGATATTGAAATCAAAAAGAAAAAAGGCGATCTAGAATTACCGGATATGTATTATGCGGTCTATCAAAATATTATTGCAATAAATCATTTCAATAATCAAGCTTTTATTTTTAACCATTCGTACGATGGTGACAATAAAATTGCAGAAATCGAGCAGCTTATTAGCGTAAAGAATTTCTCAACCTATAATTTTTATCGCGACGGCGAAACCCAAAGTAATTTATCCGACGACGAGTTTATCGAACAAGTGAAATTCGGTAAAAAACACTGTTTTCGCGGAGATGTTTTTCAGATTGTACTTTCCAGACGATTTTCTCAAAAGTTTAAAGGAGACGAATTTAACGTATACCGCGCTTTACGAAGCATAAACCCCTCGCCTTACCTATTCTATTTTGACTACGGAAACTTTAAAATCTTCGGAAGCTCTCCAGAAGCGCAATTAGTTGTAGACGAAGGTCAGGCTGAAATTCACCCTATTGCCGGAACTTTTAAACGTACCGGAAACGATGAAAAAGATGCCGAAATTGCCAAACAATTAAGTGCCGACGAGAAAGAAAACGCAGAACATGTAATGTTGGTAGATCTTGCTCGTAACGACCTTAGTCGAAACGGAAGCAATGTAAAGGTAGAAACCTATCGCGAAATTCAGTTTTTCTCTCACGTTATTCACCTGGTGAGTAAAGTTACCGGAACAAAAAATCCAGATACCTCGACAATGCAGGTCGTTGCCGATACATTCCCGGCAGGAACGTTAAGTGGCGCACCAAAACACAGCGCAATGAAGCTTATCGAAGAATGCGAAAATGTAAATAGAGATGCCTACGGCGGTGCGATAGGATTTATGGATTTCCACGGAAACTTCAACCACGCCATCATCATCAGATCTTTTGTAAGTAAAAATCACCACTTGCACTATCAGGCAGGTGCCGGTGTCGTTTCAGAATCTAAAAACGAAAACGAATTACAAGAAGTATATAACAAACTAGGCGCACTAACAAACGCATTAGAAATAGCTGAAAATGTTGAATAA